The Nitrospirota bacterium genome window below encodes:
- a CDS encoding aminotransferase class III-fold pyridoxal phosphate-dependent enzyme — protein sequence MKPLPMVHLSEAALREKEAKYCSHGDTVHYSPVPKFFQNCEGSFLYDREEKPYLDLQMWYSAVNFGYRNQSIIDALKAQLDRLPQLACQYLHEEKVLVAEKLALECLRAFGLEGRIQFNVGGAQAIEDSMKLVRNATGKSLFMAFMGGYHGRTLGASEITSSYRYRRRFGHFSNRAHFVPFPYCYRCPYGKKLDSCDYYCVNQVERLFETEYNSFWDAKANEPEFVAFYVEPVQATGGYIIPPPEYFSKLQKILRERKILLVDDEIQMGFFRTGKFWALENFGVQPDIVVFGKAMTNGLNPISGLWATEALISPAKFPPGSTHSTFASNPLGTAATLATLLWIEKQQYEKKVKESGAYFLRQLEALKQRHVTIGDVSGLGLALRIEVTKPDRFTPDRALADKIFEAGLAGGLPSSRGPMGLVLDIGGHYKNVFTLAPSLDITTAEIDLGIELLDYLFTTCKDGK from the coding sequence ATGAAACCTCTCCCAATGGTCCATCTCAGTGAAGCAGCGCTCCGTGAAAAAGAAGCGAAATACTGTTCGCACGGGGACACCGTCCATTACTCACCCGTCCCGAAATTTTTCCAGAACTGCGAAGGGAGCTTCCTCTACGACCGCGAGGAGAAGCCCTATCTCGATCTCCAGATGTGGTACTCGGCGGTCAACTTCGGCTATCGCAACCAGAGCATCATCGATGCCCTGAAGGCCCAGTTGGATCGGCTCCCGCAACTCGCTTGCCAATATCTCCATGAAGAAAAAGTACTCGTGGCCGAGAAGCTGGCCTTGGAATGTTTGCGGGCCTTCGGCCTGGAGGGACGCATCCAGTTCAACGTGGGCGGCGCGCAGGCCATCGAAGACTCCATGAAGCTCGTGCGGAATGCCACAGGCAAGAGCCTCTTCATGGCCTTCATGGGCGGCTATCACGGTCGTACCTTGGGCGCATCGGAAATCACATCCAGCTATCGGTATCGCCGCCGGTTCGGGCACTTCTCCAATCGGGCGCACTTCGTACCCTTCCCCTACTGTTACCGCTGCCCCTACGGGAAGAAGTTAGACTCCTGCGACTATTACTGCGTCAACCAGGTCGAGCGTCTCTTCGAGACCGAATACAACTCCTTCTGGGATGCCAAGGCCAATGAGCCGGAGTTCGTGGCCTTCTATGTGGAGCCGGTGCAAGCCACGGGCGGCTACATCATTCCGCCACCGGAATATTTCTCGAAGCTGCAGAAGATTCTGAGGGAACGCAAGATCCTCCTGGTCGACGACGAAATCCAGATGGGATTTTTCCGCACCGGCAAGTTCTGGGCGCTCGAAAACTTCGGGGTCCAGCCGGACATCGTCGTTTTCGGCAAGGCCATGACGAACGGGTTGAATCCCATCTCCGGCCTCTGGGCGACCGAGGCCCTCATTTCACCCGCGAAGTTTCCGCCCGGCTCCACCCATTCGACCTTCGCCTCGAATCCGCTCGGGACCGCGGCAACGCTCGCAACCCTCTTGTGGATCGAGAAGCAGCAGTACGAGAAGAAGGTCAAAGAATCCGGCGCCTACTTCCTGCGCCAGCTTGAAGCGCTGAAACAGCGTCATGTGACAATCGGCGATGTCTCAGGGTTGGGCTTAGCCCTGCGCATTGAAGTCACGAAACCGGATCGCTTTACCCCGGATCGGGCCCTTGCCGACAAGATCTTCGAGGCAGGATTGGCCGGCGGCCTGCCTTCGTCGCGCGGGCCGATGGGCTTGGTGCTGGACATCGGCGGACATTATAAAAATGTGTTTACGCTGGCGCCATCATTGGACATCACCACCGCCGAGATCGATCTGGGGATCGAACTCCTGGACTATTTGTTTACCACCTGCAAGGACGGCAAATGA
- a CDS encoding CHASE3 domain-containing protein: protein MPLPAPDTQPPTTQSARTFSRKIKAGFWLVGAILLSIGLASYQSIREFEETVDWVTHSQDVLGHLQVVLSDVQDIEIGLRGYVMTGKEHFLDPYKNGLVVLSRDRDALSAIIQVSPQDRAEHARRLETLNALIDKKLALLKTMLALRKGATYQSAHMESHMTESKELLDGIRMVIRDMQQLEKARLTVRERHADEKGQSAVLYFIAGVIMEIMILLWIAWQIRQEISQRQQAQDALLQTHDELELRIQERTTALIDSNERLRELSHRLMNVQETERRQIAHDLHDEIGQSLTAMKLGLREANTALESGPTASLLADSLTILDQVIQQVRNLALDLRPSLLDELGLVPALKWYIKRQGERAGWETEYAAQLGENHLPPRVEIACFRIVQEALTNVARHAEATHVQVTLTRQGDHLLLIIEDNGQGFNVERAKTRARTGISIGLLGMEERAKLVGGELTIASSPKTGTKLTASLPLVGLNPQLVTSEERIS, encoded by the coding sequence ATGCCACTTCCTGCTCCTGACACTCAGCCGCCAACCACCCAATCGGCACGGACGTTCTCACGCAAAATCAAAGCCGGATTTTGGCTGGTGGGAGCCATTCTCCTGTCGATCGGCCTTGCTTCCTATCAGAGCATACGAGAATTCGAAGAAACCGTGGATTGGGTCACCCATTCGCAGGACGTCTTGGGACATCTCCAAGTCGTGCTGTCCGATGTGCAGGACATCGAGATCGGGCTGCGGGGTTATGTCATGACCGGAAAAGAACATTTCCTCGACCCCTACAAAAACGGACTGGTCGTATTGAGTCGCGATAGGGACGCACTTTCAGCCATCATTCAAGTGAGTCCGCAGGACCGTGCCGAACATGCGCGCCGCCTCGAAACGCTCAACGCCTTGATCGATAAGAAGCTGGCCCTCTTGAAGACCATGCTCGCCTTGCGCAAGGGCGCGACCTATCAGTCCGCGCACATGGAATCGCACATGACTGAAAGCAAAGAGCTCCTGGACGGGATCCGTATGGTCATCAGAGACATGCAGCAGCTGGAGAAGGCGCGGTTGACGGTGCGGGAGCGCCATGCCGACGAAAAGGGCCAGAGCGCCGTGCTCTATTTCATCGCCGGCGTCATCATGGAAATCATGATTCTGCTCTGGATCGCCTGGCAGATCCGTCAAGAAATCTCGCAACGCCAACAGGCGCAAGATGCGCTTTTGCAGACGCATGACGAACTGGAGCTGCGCATTCAAGAGCGGACCACGGCCTTGATCGATTCCAACGAACGGCTGCGCGAGCTCTCGCACCGCTTGATGAATGTGCAAGAGACGGAACGCCGGCAGATCGCCCACGATCTGCATGATGAAATCGGACAGTCGCTGACCGCAATGAAGTTGGGGTTGCGCGAGGCGAATACTGCGCTGGAATCCGGCCCAACCGCTTCCCTGCTGGCCGATAGCCTGACGATCCTGGACCAGGTTATCCAGCAAGTCAGAAATCTCGCCTTGGACCTGCGCCCCTCGCTGCTCGACGAGTTGGGATTGGTCCCCGCCCTCAAATGGTACATCAAGCGCCAAGGGGAACGAGCCGGCTGGGAAACGGAATATGCCGCACAGCTCGGAGAGAACCACCTGCCGCCTAGAGTGGAAATCGCCTGCTTTCGAATCGTGCAGGAAGCCCTCACGAATGTCGCACGCCATGCCGAGGCCACCCATGTGCAAGTGACCTTGACACGGCAGGGAGATCATCTGCTGTTAATCATCGAGGATAACGGCCAAGGCTTCAACGTCGAGCGGGCAAAGACTCGCGCCAGGACTGGCATCAGCATCGGGTTACTGGGCATGGAAGAGCGAGCCAAATTGGTCGGGGGGGAGTTGACGATCGCTTCCTCCCCGAAGACCGGCACGAAGCTCACCGCGAGCCTGCCTCTCGTTGGACTCAATCCGCAACTGGTGACATCGGAAGAGAGGATATCCTAA
- a CDS encoding DNA polymerase III subunit alpha, with protein MASQFVHLHLHTQFSLLDGANQIEPLVQQIKSFNQPAVAMTDHGNMFGAIEFYRKAKEAGIKPIIGCEAYMAPGSRLAAKDSGLAHNDYYHLILLARNLTGYQNLIKLVSKAYLEGFYYKPRMDKEILKEHHEGIIALSGCLSGEIPYLIGQKDMDGAMAVAGEFQEIFGKEHFYLEVQANGLDHQRVANSGLLEMSKKMGIPMVGTNDCHYLKKEDFRPHELMLCLQTGKTISDPNRMKFDTDQLYVKSTDEVTAAFIEFPEAVNNTCRIADNCDLQLTLNKTYLPQYKVPEPFTRETYLESLALAGLAARLKERPSQILPAAYELRLREELTIICSMGFAGYFLIVWDIIKFARSRNIPVGPGRGSAAGSLVAYALRITDLDPLVYTLLFERFLNPERVSLPDIDMDFCMDRRGEVINYVVEKYGKDHVAQIITFGTLGAKAAIRDVGRVLEIPYAEVDRVAKLVPNQLNITLQQALDQEPKLQELVDTDARVKELMGIARSLEGLARHASTHAAGVVISEGPLTDHVPLYKGSNDEVVTQYSMGDVEKIGLVKFDFLGLKTLTMIKRAEDLINAGHPNDPPLVMEQVPFDDPKTFALLASGKTIGLFQLESSGMRDLLTGLKPDRFEDIIAIIALYRPGPMDLIPDFIKRKQGKIPIAYETPELEPILKDTYGVIVYQEQVMAIANKVAGFSLGQADILRRAMGKKKPEEMEKLRAQFLAGAKTNKIPEKKAEKLYELIQKFAGYGFNKSHAAAYAVVCYQTGYLKAHYPTEFMAALMTTDMGNADKIVGYFSECRDLNIKVLPPDVNESHKNFTVVDKAIRFGLAAIKNVGEGAVESIIEIRNNTGPFKSFFEFCRRVDLHKVNKRMLEGLIKTGAFDSTGAKRSQLAAVLEQAVEEGAAAQRERDMGQTNIFGDELGGPETTEQFAAPALPNIPEWDQNERLKHERELTGFYISSHPLARYEATMKALSTATTISLPESSDGREVKLCGIITTVKSMLTKKGDKMAYITLEDLLGVVEIVVFPDLYKNAADLVVPERLVRVTGTVDRGDKGTKIRGSKIEPLAEVQAQMIKRVHIRLPAHLDITEQLSRLREVFRRHPGHTTISLTLSMDASQEAVTAPLPNLTVTPSERFVADVEEILGKGAIFLLS; from the coding sequence TTGGCATCGCAATTCGTTCACCTCCATCTCCATACCCAATTCAGTCTCCTGGACGGCGCGAATCAAATTGAGCCGCTCGTCCAGCAGATCAAATCGTTCAATCAGCCGGCCGTGGCCATGACCGACCATGGCAACATGTTCGGGGCCATCGAGTTCTACCGCAAAGCCAAAGAAGCCGGCATCAAACCCATCATCGGCTGCGAAGCCTATATGGCGCCAGGCAGCCGCTTGGCGGCCAAAGACAGCGGCCTCGCCCACAACGACTACTACCACCTCATCCTCCTGGCTCGAAACCTGACCGGCTATCAGAATCTGATCAAGCTCGTTAGTAAGGCATACCTTGAAGGGTTCTACTACAAGCCACGGATGGATAAGGAAATTCTTAAAGAGCACCATGAGGGCATCATTGCCCTCTCCGGTTGCTTGAGCGGCGAGATTCCCTACCTCATCGGCCAGAAGGACATGGATGGCGCCATGGCTGTCGCTGGCGAGTTTCAGGAAATATTCGGGAAGGAGCACTTCTACCTGGAGGTGCAGGCGAACGGATTGGACCACCAGCGAGTCGCCAATAGCGGCCTGCTTGAGATGTCCAAGAAGATGGGCATCCCGATGGTCGGCACCAACGACTGCCACTACCTCAAGAAAGAAGACTTCCGCCCGCACGAGCTGATGCTCTGCCTCCAAACCGGCAAGACGATCAGCGACCCGAATCGGATGAAGTTCGATACGGATCAGCTCTACGTAAAATCGACCGACGAAGTGACGGCCGCTTTCATCGAGTTCCCCGAGGCCGTCAACAATACCTGCCGGATTGCGGACAACTGCGACCTCCAACTGACGCTGAATAAAACCTATCTCCCGCAATACAAGGTTCCCGAACCCTTCACGAGGGAAACCTATCTGGAGAGTTTGGCGCTGGCGGGGTTGGCGGCCAGACTCAAAGAGCGACCCAGCCAGATCCTGCCGGCCGCTTACGAGCTGCGCCTGCGTGAAGAGCTGACGATCATCTGCTCGATGGGCTTCGCCGGTTACTTTCTCATCGTCTGGGACATCATCAAGTTTGCCCGCTCGCGCAACATTCCGGTCGGGCCTGGCCGAGGCTCCGCCGCCGGCAGTCTTGTCGCCTACGCGCTACGGATCACGGACCTCGATCCCCTCGTCTACACGCTCCTGTTCGAACGGTTCCTGAATCCCGAACGTGTGTCCCTCCCCGATATCGACATGGACTTCTGCATGGATCGCCGAGGCGAGGTCATCAACTATGTGGTCGAGAAGTACGGCAAGGACCACGTGGCCCAGATCATTACGTTCGGGACGCTCGGCGCGAAGGCCGCGATCCGCGACGTGGGCCGCGTACTGGAAATTCCCTATGCCGAAGTCGATCGCGTGGCTAAGCTCGTCCCCAATCAGCTCAACATCACGCTCCAGCAGGCGCTCGACCAGGAACCCAAGCTGCAAGAGCTCGTCGATACCGATGCGCGCGTCAAAGAGCTGATGGGCATTGCCCGCTCCCTCGAAGGGCTGGCCCGCCATGCCTCGACCCACGCGGCCGGCGTGGTGATTTCCGAAGGACCGCTCACGGACCATGTGCCGCTCTATAAAGGCTCCAACGACGAAGTCGTCACCCAATATTCGATGGGCGACGTTGAAAAGATCGGGCTCGTCAAATTCGACTTCCTGGGCCTCAAAACCCTCACGATGATCAAACGGGCCGAGGACCTGATCAATGCGGGCCACCCCAACGATCCCCCCCTGGTCATGGAGCAGGTGCCCTTCGACGATCCCAAGACCTTTGCCCTGCTTGCGTCAGGCAAAACGATCGGCCTCTTTCAGCTGGAAAGCTCCGGCATGCGCGACCTCCTGACCGGCCTGAAACCGGACCGGTTCGAGGACATCATCGCCATCATCGCGCTCTACCGCCCTGGCCCGATGGATCTGATCCCCGACTTCATCAAACGAAAACAGGGCAAGATCCCCATCGCCTACGAAACGCCTGAGCTCGAACCGATCCTGAAGGACACCTACGGGGTCATCGTCTACCAGGAGCAGGTGATGGCGATCGCCAACAAGGTGGCGGGCTTCTCGCTCGGCCAAGCCGACATTCTCCGGCGCGCGATGGGTAAAAAGAAGCCGGAGGAGATGGAGAAGTTGCGCGCGCAATTCCTGGCCGGCGCCAAGACCAACAAGATTCCCGAGAAGAAGGCGGAGAAGCTCTACGAACTGATCCAGAAATTTGCCGGCTACGGATTCAACAAGTCGCATGCGGCGGCCTATGCCGTCGTCTGCTACCAGACCGGCTACTTGAAGGCACACTACCCGACGGAGTTCATGGCTGCCCTGATGACCACCGACATGGGGAACGCCGACAAGATCGTCGGCTACTTCTCGGAATGCCGCGATCTCAACATCAAGGTTCTGCCTCCGGACGTCAACGAAAGCCATAAGAACTTTACCGTGGTGGACAAGGCCATCCGATTCGGCCTGGCCGCCATCAAGAACGTCGGCGAAGGCGCAGTCGAATCGATCATCGAGATTCGAAACAACACCGGCCCCTTCAAATCCTTCTTTGAGTTTTGTCGCCGCGTCGACCTGCATAAAGTGAACAAGCGCATGCTCGAAGGGCTGATCAAGACCGGCGCCTTCGATTCGACCGGCGCGAAACGGTCGCAACTGGCTGCGGTCCTGGAGCAGGCAGTCGAAGAGGGTGCCGCCGCGCAACGTGAACGGGATATGGGCCAGACGAATATTTTCGGCGACGAGCTGGGAGGACCAGAGACCACTGAACAGTTCGCCGCACCGGCCTTACCCAACATTCCGGAATGGGATCAAAACGAACGGCTGAAACATGAGCGGGAGCTGACCGGCTTTTACATCTCCTCCCATCCGCTGGCTCGCTATGAAGCCACCATGAAAGCCCTCTCTACGGCCACGACCATCAGCCTGCCGGAATCGTCGGACGGGCGGGAGGTCAAACTCTGCGGCATCATTACGACCGTCAAAAGCATGCTGACCAAAAAGGGCGACAAGATGGCCTACATCACCCTGGAAGACCTCCTGGGTGTGGTGGAGATCGTCGTTTTTCCGGATCTCTATAAAAACGCCGCCGACCTCGTTGTGCCGGAGCGCCTCGTGCGCGTGACTGGCACGGTAGACCGGGGAGATAAAGGCACGAAGATTCGAGGGAGCAAGATCGAGCCGCTCGCCGAGGTACAAGCGCAGATGATCAAGCGGGTCCACATTCGACTGCCGGCTCATCTCGACATTACGGAACAGTTATCGCGCCTCCGCGAGGTCTTTCGACGGCACCCGGGCCACACGACCATTTCCCTCACGTTGAGCATGGATGCATCGCAGGAAGCCGTGACGGCTCCCCTTCCGAATCTCACGGTCACCCCTAGTGAACGTTTCGTGGCAGACGTTGAAGAAATACTAGGCAAAGGGGCCATTTTTCTGCTATCGTAA
- a CDS encoding TIGR03862 family flavoprotein translates to MKIAIIGGGPAGLMAAESARAAGVEVDLYDAMASVGRKFLLAGKGGLNLTHSEPAEKFLARYGARRAQIEPWLASFGPAELRAWAAGLGIKTFEGSSGRVFPKDLKAAPLLRAWIRRLRQAGVRFHMRHRWSGWDEQGALCFSTPEGRRSVQADAAVLALGGGSWPKLGSDASWVPLLAGRGLCIAPLQPANCGFDVGWSEHFRTKFAGHPVKSVAIIMRSEAGAESWHPGEFVITETGVEGGVIYAVSASLRDEILAKGGATLRLDLAPDRDVPRLAHDLARPRGKRTMATHLQRQAHIEGVKAGLLREVVSKEDFADPARLAAAIKSLPLRLVAARPLAEAISTAGGVPFDALDTRLMIRSLPGMFCAGEMLDWEAPTGGYLLTACFATGKAAGAGAAAWLMEGVKRKR, encoded by the coding sequence ATGAAAATTGCAATTATTGGTGGTGGTCCGGCCGGACTGATGGCCGCGGAGTCGGCTCGTGCCGCAGGCGTAGAGGTCGATCTCTATGATGCAATGGCATCAGTCGGGCGCAAGTTTCTTCTGGCCGGGAAGGGCGGCTTGAACTTGACACATTCTGAGCCGGCGGAGAAATTTCTGGCTCGCTATGGAGCTCGCCGCGCGCAGATCGAGCCGTGGCTCGCGTCGTTCGGGCCTGCGGAGCTGCGGGCCTGGGCCGCTGGACTCGGCATCAAAACATTTGAAGGTTCTTCCGGGCGCGTCTTCCCCAAGGATCTCAAGGCGGCGCCCTTGCTGCGTGCCTGGATTCGACGGTTGCGCCAGGCTGGTGTGCGGTTCCACATGCGCCACCGTTGGTCCGGCTGGGACGAGCAGGGGGCTCTGTGTTTTTCTACGCCCGAGGGACGCCGCTCTGTTCAGGCCGATGCGGCGGTGTTGGCGCTCGGTGGCGGGAGTTGGCCGAAGCTCGGGTCCGATGCGTCGTGGGTGCCCCTGTTGGCGGGGCGCGGACTTTGTATTGCGCCGTTGCAGCCGGCGAACTGTGGCTTCGACGTGGGCTGGAGCGAACATTTCCGGACGAAGTTCGCCGGGCATCCGGTCAAGTCGGTGGCGATTATTATGCGAAGTGAGGCCGGCGCTGAATCCTGGCATCCCGGCGAGTTCGTCATCACGGAGACCGGGGTGGAAGGCGGCGTGATTTACGCAGTCTCTGCTTCGTTGCGCGACGAGATCCTGGCGAAGGGCGGGGCCACGTTGCGTCTCGATCTGGCGCCTGACCGCGATGTGCCGCGTCTGGCTCATGATTTAGCGCGACCGCGCGGTAAACGCACCATGGCCACGCATCTGCAGCGGCAGGCCCATATCGAAGGGGTGAAGGCGGGGCTGCTGCGTGAAGTGGTGTCGAAAGAGGACTTTGCGGATCCGGCTCGCCTGGCGGCTGCGATTAAATCCTTGCCGCTGCGGCTTGTTGCCGCCCGTCCGCTGGCGGAAGCGATCAGCACGGCAGGAGGCGTGCCGTTCGATGCATTGGATACACGGTTGATGATCCGTTCGTTGCCCGGGATGTTTTGCGCCGGAGAAATGTTGGATTGGGAAGCGCCGACCGGAGGCTATCTTTTGACCGCCTGTTTTGCCACCGGTAAGGCGGCTGGCGCCGGGGCTGCTGCGTGGCTTATGGAGGGCGTGAAACGGAAGAGGTAG
- a CDS encoding acid phosphatase, whose protein sequence is MQRKLFLGTMVLSLAIGLGALSAASAPGGSTSHLPRPDHIVVVIEENHSYSQIIDSPDAPYINSLAAQGAVFTQSFGVTYPSKPNYLALFSGSTQSITDNSCPHTMETPNLGHALLEAGLTFAGYSEDLPSAGSLICIAGDYARKHNPWVNWQDSQAHGLPATSNLPLTSFPADFNRLPTVSMIVPNQVNDMHHGKDPDRIQLGDRWLKDHLEAYVQWAQQHNSLLIVTWDEDNKKEHNRIATLFIGPMVQAGRYDQQINHYNVLRTIEDLYGLPHSGASADAAPITNIWKTTPHP, encoded by the coding sequence ATGCAACGAAAACTATTTCTTGGGACAATGGTCCTCTCGCTGGCAATAGGCCTAGGCGCCCTCTCTGCTGCGTCAGCACCGGGCGGCAGCACGTCGCACCTCCCCCGACCAGACCATATCGTGGTGGTGATTGAAGAAAATCACTCCTATAGCCAGATTATCGATTCGCCCGATGCGCCCTACATCAACAGCCTGGCAGCCCAGGGCGCAGTCTTCACCCAATCCTTTGGCGTGACCTACCCCAGTAAACCGAACTATCTGGCGCTGTTTTCAGGGTCCACCCAAAGCATCACCGATAACTCCTGCCCACATACCATGGAGACGCCCAATCTTGGCCATGCATTGCTGGAAGCAGGGCTGACGTTCGCCGGTTATTCGGAAGACCTGCCCTCGGCCGGCTCCCTCATCTGCATCGCCGGGGACTATGCGCGCAAACATAATCCCTGGGTGAATTGGCAGGACAGCCAGGCCCATGGACTCCCGGCAACGTCCAATCTCCCTCTGACGAGCTTCCCCGCCGACTTTAACAGGCTCCCGACCGTCAGCATGATCGTGCCGAATCAGGTCAACGACATGCATCATGGGAAGGACCCGGACAGGATTCAGCTCGGCGATCGCTGGCTCAAGGACCACCTGGAGGCCTATGTCCAGTGGGCGCAGCAGCACAACAGCCTGTTAATCGTGACCTGGGACGAGGACAACAAGAAAGAGCATAACCGGATCGCCACGCTCTTCATCGGCCCCATGGTGCAGGCCGGTCGTTACGACCAGCAGATCAATCACTACAACGTCTTGCGTACGATCGAAGACCTCTACGGCCTCCCCCATTCCGGCGCAAGCGCCGACGCCGCTCCCATCACCAACATCTGGAAAACCACGCCCCATCCGTAA
- a CDS encoding response regulator transcription factor, producing the protein MSIRVLLADDHALVRQGIRSLLEKLDDIEVVGEVSDGRQALELSKTTHPDIAFMDITMPGLNGLEAVTRMKKECPSTRVVMLSMHAGEEYFQQALDSGAAGYLLKDADRMELELAIRTVLRGDTYLTPTVAKYAVEAYRQRKDGDQGPLASLSSRQKEILQLIAEGYANKEIAQRLDLSPRTVETHRAELMERLNIRDVPGLVKIALRAGLIKPSQ; encoded by the coding sequence ATGTCTATTCGCGTCTTACTCGCAGACGACCATGCGCTGGTCCGCCAAGGCATCCGGTCTCTCCTGGAGAAACTCGACGATATCGAAGTCGTCGGAGAAGTCAGCGATGGACGTCAGGCGCTGGAACTGTCGAAAACCACTCACCCCGATATTGCATTCATGGACATTACGATGCCGGGGCTGAACGGCCTCGAAGCGGTCACCCGCATGAAAAAGGAATGTCCGAGTACCCGTGTCGTCATGTTATCAATGCATGCGGGCGAAGAATACTTTCAACAAGCGCTGGATTCCGGCGCAGCCGGATACCTGCTCAAAGACGCGGACCGGATGGAGCTGGAGCTCGCGATCAGAACCGTGCTGCGAGGAGACACCTACCTGACGCCAACCGTCGCGAAGTATGCCGTCGAGGCCTATCGGCAACGAAAAGACGGCGACCAGGGCCCGCTCGCCAGTCTCAGCTCTCGACAGAAAGAAATCCTCCAATTGATTGCCGAGGGCTATGCCAACAAAGAGATCGCGCAACGGCTGGACCTGAGTCCTCGCACCGTAGAAACCCATCGGGCAGAACTCATGGAACGGCTGAACATCCGCGACGTGCCAGGCCTCGTCAAAATCGCGCTACGCGCCGGGCTCATCAAGCCAAGCCAATAA
- a CDS encoding MtnX-like HAD-IB family phosphatase produces MIHNQPQSHVAARRLPQTIPTEVYCDFDGTITTLDATDAVLEAFALPAWRDWEARWVNGEITSQECLARQIELIQADRDTLIEFAANLPIDEGFLTLTQRCTEQEVPFTIVSDGIDLLVEAVLRRHGLLHLSVFSNHLRWNDDGRPTLSFPFAEKTCESGAGTCKCSLTRPTDPRSARPVYIGDGRSDQCVSGKMQTVFAKGSLKNWCERTGIPCIPFNTLAEVAERLFPQEARIA; encoded by the coding sequence GTGATTCATAACCAACCTCAGAGCCACGTCGCAGCACGACGCCTCCCCCAGACCATACCGACGGAAGTCTACTGCGATTTCGACGGCACGATCACCACCCTTGACGCCACCGATGCCGTACTTGAAGCCTTCGCCCTCCCGGCCTGGCGGGATTGGGAAGCCCGATGGGTGAACGGCGAAATCACGAGCCAGGAATGTCTCGCGCGCCAAATCGAACTCATCCAGGCGGACCGGGACACACTCATCGAATTCGCCGCGAACCTTCCGATCGACGAGGGCTTTCTCACGCTGACCCAACGGTGCACCGAACAGGAAGTCCCGTTCACCATTGTGAGCGACGGCATCGATCTCCTGGTCGAAGCAGTCCTGCGCCGGCATGGCCTCTTGCATCTCTCGGTCTTCTCCAACCACCTGCGCTGGAATGACGACGGTCGTCCGACCCTCAGCTTCCCCTTCGCGGAAAAAACCTGTGAAAGCGGCGCGGGCACCTGCAAATGCTCGCTGACCCGTCCCACAGATCCCCGATCGGCGCGCCCGGTCTATATCGGAGACGGCCGCTCCGATCAATGTGTCTCAGGCAAAATGCAAACCGTCTTTGCCAAAGGCTCGCTCAAAAATTGGTGCGAGCGAACCGGCATCCCCTGCATCCCATTCAACACGCTGGCCGAAGTGGCCGAACGTCTTTTCCCACAGGAGGCCCGCATCGCATGA
- a CDS encoding acetyl-CoA carboxylase carboxyltransferase subunit alpha gives MRDYLEFEKPIREIEEKIEKLSATPTGKSNPQDEIRKLRTKLAQVEQELYGKLTPWQRTQLARHPQRPSTLDYISAIFRDFLELHGDRSFGDDRAIVGGFARFNDRSVMVIGHQKGKTLKERMQRNFGMPNPEGYRKALRLMRMAEKFGRPVVTFIDTPGAYPGIGAEERGQAEAIARNLFVMSRLAVPIVSIVIGEGGSGGALALGVSDRVLMLEHGVYSVISPEGCAAILWDDPAKVPDAAAALKMTAKDLVDLRIVDEVIPEPLGGAHRDPQAITERVAKSLTNQLAQLTDLSIPELLMQRDQKYRSIGSVSGLLATPQ, from the coding sequence ATGCGCGATTACCTCGAGTTTGAAAAGCCGATCCGCGAGATCGAAGAAAAGATCGAAAAGCTCTCGGCCACCCCTACCGGCAAATCGAATCCTCAGGATGAAATCCGCAAGCTGCGGACCAAACTCGCCCAGGTCGAACAGGAGCTCTACGGCAAACTGACTCCCTGGCAGAGGACACAGCTCGCCCGCCATCCCCAACGGCCCAGCACCCTCGATTACATCAGCGCCATTTTTAGAGACTTTCTTGAGCTCCATGGAGACCGGTCGTTCGGCGACGATCGTGCCATCGTCGGAGGCTTCGCCCGATTCAACGACCGGTCGGTCATGGTCATCGGCCATCAAAAAGGGAAAACCCTCAAAGAACGGATGCAGCGGAATTTCGGGATGCCGAATCCGGAAGGCTACAGAAAGGCCCTGCGCCTTATGCGGATGGCGGAGAAGTTTGGCCGCCCGGTCGTGACCTTTATCGACACGCCCGGCGCCTATCCCGGCATCGGCGCGGAAGAACGGGGCCAGGCCGAAGCCATCGCCCGCAATCTCTTCGTGATGTCCCGGCTGGCCGTGCCGATCGTCTCCATCGTCATCGGCGAAGGCGGCAGCGGCGGAGCCCTCGCCTTGGGCGTTTCCGACCGGGTCCTCATGCTGGAGCATGGTGTCTATTCGGTGATTTCTCCGGAAGGCTGCGCCGCCATCCTATGGGATGACCCGGCCAAAGTGCCTGATGCAGCCGCCGCGCTGAAGATGACGGCCAAAGATCTGGTCGATCTCCGTATCGTCGATGAAGTGATTCCGGAACCGCTCGGCGGCGCCCATCGCGATCCCCAAGCCATCACCGAGCGCGTGGCCAAATCCCTCACCAACCAACTCGCCCAACTCACCGACCTCTCCATCCCTGAGCTACTGATGCAACGGGACCAGAAATATCGCTCCATCGGATCCGTCAGCGGCCTGCTTGCAACGCCCCAATAG